Proteins from one Malassezia vespertilionis chromosome 2, complete sequence genomic window:
- a CDS encoding uncharacterized protein (COG:A; EggNog:ENOG503NXYT) encodes MSRANGTTNGTQEQPNKAAEIGWLFVPQFYTTMNQNPTQLHRFYTKRSTMVHAGENEDVAPSFGQQDIHTRFQDLAFVDTKVYVSNVDSQASADGGIIIQVLGEMSNKGNAWRKFAQTFFLAQQPNGFYVLNDIFRYLKDESSEEAEPTKEAEHEHVPQALPSEPKPAEDAPKEPEPVSLTPAAEPVPVPVPVMAAPVAAPMEPAAPAAPAAPAAPKTWANLAASNATKWGSAAPPTPAVSQSSTAPPKLARPGSGQRSAHVFIKNVTGSAAVNDTLKQALESQFGPVKDVQVNMGKNFAFAEFASHDAAQRAITQSTGGGIKVGDATVQIEQRRVNERSGGGNNRSRGGNRGGNRGGSHVA; translated from the coding sequence ATGTCCCGGGCTAATGGTACTACGAACGGCACTCAGGAACAGCCAAACAAGGCAGCCGAGATTGGCTGGCTGTTTGTTCCGCAGTTCTACACGACCATGAACCAGAACCCAACGCAGCTCCACCGTTTCTACaccaagcgcagcacgatGGTGCATGCAGGAGAGAACGAGGATGTTGCTCCGAGCTTTGGACAGCAGGATATCCACACGCGTTTTCAGGATCTCGCGTTTGTGGATACCAAAGTATACGTGTCGAACGTCGATAGCCAGGCTTCTGCGGACGGCGGTATCATTATCCAGGTGCTCGGCGAAATGTCGAACAAGGGCAACGCTTGGCGCAAGTTTGCCCAAACCTTCTTCCTGGCTCAGCAGCCGAATGGGTTCTACGTGCTGAACGACATCTTCCGCTACCTGAAGGACGAGTCCTCGGAGGAGGCCGAGCCCACAAAGGAGGCCGAGCACGAACATGTGCCGCAGGCTCTTCCCAGCGAGCCGAAACCCGCCGAGGATGCGCCCAAGGAGCCCGAGCCAGTGTCGCTTAcgcctgctgcagagcctgtgcctgtgcctgtgcctgtgATGGCTGCCCCAGTGGCTGCACCTATGGagcccgccgcgcccgccgcgcccgctgcgcccgccgcgcccaaGACTTGGGCGAATCTCGCGGCGAGCAATGCAACGAAATGGGGCAGTGCTGCACCACCGACGCCGGCCGTGTCGCAGtccagcaccgcgccgcccaagtTAGCCCGCCCAGGAAGCGGCCAGCGCTCCGCACACGTTTTTATCAAAAACGTGACCGGTAGTGCCGCGGTGAACGACACGCTGAAGCAAGCGCTCGAGTCGCAGTTTGGGCCCGTGAAGGATGTGCAGGTGAACATGGGCAAGAACTTTGCGTTTGCCGAGTTTGCCtcgcacgacgctgcgcagcgggCGATTACGCAGAGCACGGGCGGCGGGATCAAGGTCGGTGATGCCACCGTCCagatcgagcagcgccgcgtgaatgagcgcagcggcggcggcaacAACCGCAGTCGTGGCGGCAACCGCGGCGGCAACCGCGGCGGCAGCCATGTGGCCTAA
- the VPS1 gene encoding dynamin GTPase (COG:U; EggNog:ENOG503NU4R), protein MDQSLIKLVNKLQDAFNDVGIQNPIDLPQITVLGSQSSGKSSVLENIVGRDFLPRGTGIVTRRPLVLQLIHRVPENGVIAPRHEDGSSPDEWGEFLHLGSEKYFDFNKIREEIMRDTELKTGKNAGISPLPINLRIYSPHVLTLTLVDLPGLTKNPVGDQPRDIERQIRDMVLKYISKPNAVILAVTAANTDLANSDGLKLAAEVDPEGTRTLGVLTKVDLMDVGTDVVDILAGRVIPLRLGYVPVVNRGQRDIDNKKHVSAALEAERSFFENHSSYRSKAAYCGTPFLARKLSSILMHHIRSTLPDIKSKITTQLAKFQMELQSLGGVGGDQGHAGHVLTVITEFCNEFRTVIDGNSNDLTVNELAGGARISFVFHELFSNGVKSIDPFDVVKDADIRTILYNSSGSSPALFVGTTAFEVIVKQQIKRLEDPSLKCTTLVYDELVRILSQLLSKTAAFRRFPALRERFNVVVIQYFKRCMSPTQKLVSDIISAEACYLNTGHPDFLSGHKALAMASERLNAPSHPPPEFKSGKPVTSAMVNSKDLDVDIKENTGFFSSFFPTKNKQKKGAMEPPPPSLKASGALTDRESMETDVIKLLITSYFNITKRTVIDMVPKAIMLNLVVQAKDSLQRELLQELYQPEVLEDLMKESDHVVARRRECTKMIAALEKASEIVTTV, encoded by the exons GCGCGGAACGGGCATTGTGACGCGCCGTCCCCTTGTCCTCCAGCTTATCCACCGTGTGCCCGAGAACGGCGTGATTGCCCCGCGCCACGAGGACGGCTCGAGCCCCGACGAGTGGGGCGAGTTTTTGCACCTCGGCTCGGAGAAATATTTTGACTTTAACAAGATCCGCGAGGAGATTATGCGCGACACGGAGCTCAAGACGGGCAAGAATGCGGGGATCAGCCCTTTGCCGATCAACCTGCGCATCTATAGCCCGCATGTGCTTACGCTCACGCTTGTTGATCTTCCGGGTCTGACCAAGAACCCAGTCGGCGACCAGCCGCGCGATATTGAGCGCCAGATCCGGGACATGGTGCTCAAGTACATCTCCAAGCCCAACGCCGTCATCCTCGCCGTCACCGCCGCAAACACCGACCTGGCGAACTCTGACGGGCTTAAGTTAGCCGCAGAAGTTGATCCCGAGggcacgcgcacgctcggtgTCCTGACCAAGGTCGACCTGATGGACGTGGGCACGGATGTGGTCGATATTCTTGCTGGGCGCGTCATCCCTTTGCGGCTTGGATACGTGCCTGTAGTGAACCGTGGCCAGCGGGACATCGATAACAAGAAGCATGtgagcgctgcgctcgaaGCGGAGCGCTCCTTCTTTGAGAACCACTCCAGCTACCGGTCCAAGGCTGCGTACTGCGGCACACCgttccttgcgcgcaagctgaGCTCGATCCTGATGCACCATATCCGGAGCACACTCCCGGATATCAAGTCCAAGATCACCacgcagctcgccaagtTCCAAATGGAGCTGCAGTCGCTCGGGGGGGTCGGCGGGGACCAGGGCCATGCGGGCCATGTACTGACCGTCATTACCGAATTCTGCAACGAGTTCCGCACGGTCATCGACGGAAACAGCAACGATTTGACGGTGAACGAGCTGgctggcggtgcgcgcatcaGCTTTGTGTTCCACGAACTGTTCAGCAACGGCGTCAAGAGCATCGATCCGTTCGACGTAGTCAAGGATGCCGACATCCGCACCATCTTGTACAACTCCTCGGGCTCCTCCCCTGCGCTGTTTGTCGGCACAACCGCGTTTGAGGTGATTGTAAAGCAGCAGATCAAGCGGCTCGAGGACCCCAGCTTAAAGTGCACCACGCTCGTCTACGACGAATTGGTCCGCATCCTCTCCCAGCTCCTTTCCAAGACCGCTGCGTTCCGCCGGTTCcctgcactgcgcgagcgcttcaATGTCGTGGTGATCCAGTACTTTAAGCGGTGCATGTCTCCGACACAAAAGCTGGTGAGCGATATTATCTCTGCAGAAGCATGCTATCTAAACACGGGCCATCCCGACTTTTTGTCGGGACacaaggcgcttgcgatGGCTTCGGAGCGCCTcaatgcgccgtcgcacCCGCCGCCCGAGTTCAAGAGCGGCAAGCCCGTGACTTCGGCGATGGTCAACAGCAAGGATCTCGACGTGGATATCAAGGAGAACACGGGCTTCTTTAGCAGTTTCTTCCCCACCAAGAACAAGCAAAAGAAGGGCGCGATGGAGCCGCCGCCACCCAGCCTGAAGGCGTCCGGCGCACTCACCGACCGCGAGTCGATGGAGACGGACGTGATAAAACTCTTGATTACTTCCTACTTTAACATTACAAAGCGCACCGTGATCGATATGGTGCCCAAGGCGATTATGCTCAACCTCGTGGTGCAGGCCAAGGACtcgctccagcgcgagctgctgcaggaGCTGTACCAGCCCGAGGTGCTGGAGGATCTTATGAAGGAGTCGGACCACgttgtcgcgcgccgccgcgagTGCACCAAGATG atcgccgcgctggaaaaggcCTCGGAAATCGTGACCACTGTATAA